In a genomic window of Occallatibacter riparius:
- a CDS encoding glycine C-acetyltransferase has protein sequence MSSADRPQLAYLTDALNELKQKGTHFRLRVLEDQQAPVCHYDGKQVINLASNNYLGLANHPELIEAALKATRELGVGSGAVRTIAGTMKIHMDLEEKIARFKNVEACVVFQSGFAANAGTVSAILGKEDFILSDELNHASIIDGARLSRAKIKVFRHKDVAHCEELLQEVANEPGRKLVITDGVFSMDGDIGPVDKLGALAEKYGAIMMVDDAHASGVLGRNGRGSIDHFGMHGRVDVQVGTLSKAIGALGGYVCGSRDLIDYLYHRARPFLFSTSHPPSVAATCIAAFDILEQEPERIDRLWENTRYFQRELRRAGFNVGGVNTPATETPITPVILGEGRLTMDFSRALFDEGVMGTGIAFPTVPEGKARIRLIVTSEHTRANLDQALDTLERVAKRMGILQ, from the coding sequence ATGTCTTCCGCCGACCGCCCCCAGCTCGCCTACCTGACAGACGCCCTCAACGAACTCAAGCAGAAGGGAACTCACTTCCGTCTCCGCGTCCTCGAGGACCAGCAGGCCCCCGTCTGCCATTACGACGGCAAGCAGGTCATCAACCTGGCCAGCAACAACTACCTCGGCCTGGCCAACCATCCCGAGCTCATTGAAGCCGCCCTCAAAGCCACACGCGAGCTCGGCGTGGGCTCCGGCGCCGTCCGGACCATCGCCGGCACCATGAAGATTCATATGGACCTGGAGGAGAAGATCGCGCGCTTCAAGAACGTCGAAGCCTGCGTGGTTTTCCAAAGCGGATTCGCCGCTAACGCCGGCACCGTGAGCGCCATCCTTGGCAAAGAAGACTTCATCCTCTCGGACGAGCTGAACCACGCCAGCATCATCGACGGTGCCCGTCTCTCCCGCGCCAAGATCAAGGTCTTCCGCCACAAAGACGTAGCCCACTGCGAGGAACTCCTCCAAGAGGTCGCCAACGAGCCCGGCCGCAAGCTCGTAATCACCGACGGAGTCTTCTCCATGGATGGAGACATCGGCCCCGTCGATAAGCTCGGCGCGCTCGCCGAGAAGTACGGCGCCATTATGATGGTCGACGATGCCCACGCCTCCGGCGTGCTGGGCCGCAACGGACGCGGCAGCATCGATCACTTCGGCATGCACGGCCGCGTCGATGTACAAGTGGGAACCCTCTCGAAAGCTATCGGCGCTTTAGGAGGTTACGTCTGCGGCTCCCGCGATCTCATCGACTATCTCTACCACCGCGCGCGTCCCTTCCTGTTCTCCACATCGCATCCGCCGTCGGTGGCCGCCACCTGCATCGCCGCGTTCGACATCCTCGAACAGGAACCTGAGCGCATCGACCGCCTGTGGGAGAACACCCGTTACTTCCAGCGTGAATTGCGCCGCGCCGGTTTCAACGTCGGCGGTGTGAACACTCCGGCAACCGAAACGCCCATCACGCCCGTCATCCTCGGGGAAGGCCGCCTTACCATGGACTTCTCACGCGCACTGTTCGACGAAGGAGTCATGGGCACAGGCATCGCGTTCCCCACAGTCCCGGAAGGCAAGGCCCGCATCCGACTCATTGTCACCAGCGAGCACACAAGGGCGAACCTCGATCAGGCTCTCGATACACTGGAGCGGGTCGCAAAGCGCATGGGCATCCTACAATAG